From a region of the Nitrospira sp. genome:
- a CDS encoding aminotransferase class V-fold PLP-dependent enzyme, protein MVLLNPGPVNVSERVRQALLKPDICHREDEFYELLHRIQAKLLKAFVPEAESDYVAVVMTGSGTAAVEAALMSSLPHGRRMLILNNGVYGERMSQIVGLHRLGVNELKYEWTARPDPEKLLLSLRQHQEVHAVGMVHHETTTGLLNPVHEIAEVVDNQNRVFVLDAVSALAGETIDIARSHIYMVVGTAGKCIQGFPGVSFVLVRKGFVEKMRSYPKRSWYLHLTHYINNEGRGTIPFTPAVQVYYAFDEALNELLEEGVTNRIQRYKKTATLIRERMAKLGVKALLPTDRQSNTITAYHLPDGVAYDALHDRLKQQGYVIYAGQGNLENKIFRVANMGALSEAQFVGFLDAFEQVCKSA, encoded by the coding sequence GTGGTTCTTCTGAATCCCGGGCCAGTGAACGTGTCCGAACGGGTACGGCAGGCACTGCTGAAACCTGACATCTGTCATCGAGAGGATGAATTCTACGAACTGCTTCACCGCATCCAAGCCAAACTGCTCAAAGCCTTTGTCCCCGAAGCTGAATCGGACTATGTCGCCGTCGTGATGACCGGATCAGGGACGGCTGCCGTCGAAGCCGCCTTGATGTCGTCGCTTCCTCACGGCCGCCGTATGCTCATCCTCAACAACGGCGTCTATGGTGAACGGATGTCCCAAATCGTGGGCCTCCATCGCCTGGGGGTGAACGAATTGAAGTATGAATGGACGGCTCGGCCCGATCCGGAAAAATTACTGCTTTCCCTGCGTCAGCATCAGGAAGTGCACGCCGTCGGCATGGTGCACCATGAGACCACCACCGGCCTCCTCAATCCTGTCCACGAGATTGCCGAGGTCGTCGATAATCAGAATCGGGTGTTTGTGCTCGATGCCGTCAGTGCGTTGGCGGGCGAGACAATCGACATCGCACGGTCGCACATCTATATGGTCGTGGGGACGGCAGGAAAGTGTATTCAGGGGTTTCCAGGCGTCTCGTTCGTGCTGGTGCGGAAGGGGTTCGTCGAAAAAATGCGCTCGTACCCGAAGCGCTCGTGGTATCTCCATCTGACCCATTACATCAACAACGAGGGGCGAGGCACGATTCCCTTCACGCCCGCGGTGCAGGTCTACTATGCCTTCGACGAAGCACTCAACGAACTCCTCGAAGAAGGCGTGACCAATCGCATCCAACGGTACAAGAAGACGGCAACCCTAATCCGTGAACGAATGGCCAAGCTCGGTGTGAAGGCCCTGCTCCCCACGGACCGGCAATCGAATACCATCACGGCCTATCACCTGCCGGATGGCGTTGCTTACGACGCGTTGCATGATCGGCTGAAGCAGCAGGGCTATGTCATTTATGCCGGTCAAGGCAACCTAGAGAACAAGATTTTCCGCGTGGCCAATATGGGGGCATTGTCCGAGGCACAATTTGTCGGGTTTCTCGACGCCTTCGAACAGGTGTGCAAATCGGCATGA
- a CDS encoding thiamine pyrophosphate-dependent enzyme, producing MRPEQGTLISRAQAMAALLELLTDQPVIICNGFPSREAHKIADRSTHFYMIGSMGNAPAIALGVALAKPNKQVITFDGDGNVLMGMGTLATVGALKPKNFIHVVFDNEVYGTTGNQPTISNVVPLEKVAKAAGYANVERVLDRDDLVYEFKEMLKKDGPSMLLIKVNEFVEDAGRVLHDPPDITRRFMKAID from the coding sequence ATGAGACCCGAGCAAGGCACATTGATCAGCCGAGCGCAGGCTATGGCGGCCTTACTGGAGCTGCTGACCGATCAGCCCGTCATTATCTGCAACGGGTTTCCCTCGCGCGAGGCGCACAAGATTGCGGATCGGTCCACTCATTTCTACATGATCGGCTCCATGGGAAATGCCCCGGCGATCGCACTCGGTGTCGCACTCGCAAAGCCGAATAAACAGGTGATTACCTTCGATGGCGATGGGAATGTCTTAATGGGAATGGGCACTCTCGCAACGGTCGGCGCGTTGAAACCGAAAAACTTCATCCACGTCGTATTCGACAACGAAGTGTACGGAACGACCGGGAACCAGCCCACAATCTCCAACGTGGTCCCGCTGGAGAAAGTGGCGAAGGCCGCAGGCTACGCGAATGTGGAACGGGTACTTGATCGCGATGATCTCGTCTACGAGTTCAAGGAGATGCTGAAGAAGGATGGGCCAAGCATGTTGCTCATCAAGGTGAACGAATTTGTGGAAGATGCCGGCCGTGTTCTGCACGATCCGCCGGACATCACTCGCCGGTTCATGAAAGCGATCGACTGA